The Deinococcus koreensis genome window below encodes:
- a CDS encoding response regulator transcription factor — MEQRILLIEDNPDITRVVQYELEQAGYAVLSAPDGVTGLTTARESSPDLVILDLGLPDLDGAEIARRLRKTSAVPIIILTAMDAVDRKVNLLEAGADDYMTKPFHPEELVARVKVQLRHQQHGEVISIGALEIHPQKRLCHYNGHEVRLSPKEFDLLTFLARQPGRVYSRQEIEREVWNGELPSNSNVVDVHMANMRAKLRDLDGYGIIRTVRGIGYALKTP; from the coding sequence ATGGAGCAACGAATCTTACTCATCGAGGACAATCCAGACATCACGCGCGTCGTTCAGTACGAGCTGGAGCAGGCGGGCTACGCCGTGCTGAGCGCCCCGGACGGCGTGACCGGGCTGACCACGGCGCGCGAGAGCAGCCCTGATCTCGTCATTCTCGACCTGGGCCTGCCCGACCTCGATGGAGCGGAAATCGCCCGTCGTCTGCGGAAGACCAGCGCGGTGCCGATCATCATCCTGACGGCCATGGACGCCGTCGACCGCAAGGTGAATCTGCTGGAGGCGGGGGCCGACGACTACATGACCAAGCCCTTCCACCCCGAGGAACTGGTCGCCCGCGTGAAGGTGCAGCTGCGCCACCAGCAGCACGGCGAGGTCATCTCCATCGGGGCGCTGGAGATCCACCCGCAGAAGCGGCTGTGCCACTACAACGGCCACGAGGTTCGCCTCTCGCCTAAGGAGTTCGACCTGCTCACCTTCCTGGCCCGCCAGCCCGGCCGGGTGTATTCCCGCCAGGAGATCGAACGCGAGGTCTGGAACGGCGAGCTACCGAGCAACTCCAACGTGGTGGACGTGCACATGGCGAACATGCGCGCCAAGCTGCGCGATCTGGACGGCTACGGCATCATCCGCACGGTGCGCGGGATCGGCTACGCGCTGAAGACGCCGTAA
- a CDS encoding putative bifunctional diguanylate cyclase/phosphodiesterase, with protein MPDQPFRPRASLRAQLLTTLIVLSLLGVALHGLSLWLIGPTWLAGGVGPASLRSMLLMLLTSGLVVVALVWCLDHFIHRRIGDLRRFLEQALRSPGRLARLQLAGQDDDLARAATALNGLLGQLGQDQEAHRSQADVMRLVVQSGTVNDVLGAIRTILQRRYPGAYAELFPDADVMLPGATRPTWLVPVRSRGAPRDALLRLTFPDHLPPDITTEAAWMADLLGVAAEQERLRQELSQYAFHDELTGLLNRRGLLRHLGSRLGSQLGSPLGSHLGSPLGQGPRREGSLVGLLHVDFDRFKRLNDLLGHAAGDELLRLSAERLQRAALTGGQAARLGSDEFVLMITHLSDRASLEVHAEQVCEALRQPVQIQGHTFHPGVSAGLSVAPDDSRDAETLLRYAALATEQVKQQWPGRVIAYQPDMNAARVERLQLEQDLRDTLSQGGPCPVSGRQTGLGVAYQPQVNLHTQEVCGFEALLRWTHPTRGEISPDIFIAIAEEAGLITQLGHWMLSQVATQITVWRDSGVCIPVAVNLSAAQLLQDDIVGQIEALLELHGLPPQALILEITESLLMSGAPDLDAYGTLSRLSALGLKVAVDDFGTGYSSLSYLHRLPIHTIKVDRSFVRELPGSLEAAGIAETIIRLGKQLNLKVLAEGIETPGQARMLRDLGCEAGQGYLYAAALDAPQVPAFLQARRIALLP; from the coding sequence ATGCCAGACCAGCCGTTCCGACCCCGAGCCAGCCTGCGCGCCCAACTCCTGACGACCCTGATCGTCCTGAGTCTGCTGGGCGTGGCGCTGCATGGGCTGTCGCTGTGGCTGATCGGCCCGACCTGGCTGGCGGGTGGAGTCGGCCCGGCGTCCCTGCGCTCCATGCTGCTGATGCTGCTCACCAGCGGTCTGGTGGTGGTTGCGCTGGTGTGGTGCCTGGATCACTTCATCCACCGCCGGATCGGCGACCTGAGACGGTTTCTGGAACAGGCGCTGCGGTCCCCCGGGCGGCTGGCCCGGCTGCAGCTGGCCGGACAGGACGACGATCTGGCGCGGGCCGCCACGGCCCTCAACGGCCTGCTGGGGCAGCTCGGACAGGATCAGGAGGCCCACCGCAGCCAGGCCGACGTGATGCGGCTGGTGGTGCAGAGCGGCACGGTCAACGATGTGCTCGGCGCCATCCGGACGATCCTGCAGCGGCGCTACCCCGGCGCCTACGCCGAGCTGTTCCCGGACGCCGACGTCATGCTGCCGGGCGCGACCCGGCCGACCTGGCTGGTGCCGGTTCGCAGCCGGGGGGCCCCGCGGGACGCCCTGCTGCGCCTGACCTTCCCCGACCACCTGCCCCCGGACATCACCACCGAGGCCGCCTGGATGGCCGACCTGCTGGGCGTGGCGGCCGAACAGGAGCGGCTGCGCCAGGAGCTGTCCCAGTACGCCTTCCACGACGAACTCACCGGCCTGCTCAACCGGCGTGGCCTGCTGCGCCACCTGGGCAGCCGGCTGGGCAGTCAGCTGGGCAGTCCGTTGGGGAGCCACCTGGGGAGTCCGCTGGGTCAGGGGCCGCGCCGGGAAGGCTCGCTGGTGGGCCTGCTGCACGTGGATTTCGACCGCTTCAAGCGCCTCAACGACCTGCTGGGCCACGCGGCCGGCGACGAACTGCTGCGCCTGAGCGCCGAGCGCCTGCAGCGCGCGGCCCTGACGGGCGGCCAGGCGGCCCGCCTGGGCAGCGACGAATTCGTGCTGATGATCACCCATCTGAGCGACCGGGCCAGCCTGGAGGTTCACGCCGAGCAGGTCTGCGAGGCGTTGCGGCAGCCGGTGCAGATCCAGGGGCACACCTTCCACCCGGGGGTGAGCGCGGGCCTGAGTGTGGCCCCGGACGACAGCCGGGACGCCGAGACCCTGCTGCGCTACGCGGCCCTGGCCACCGAGCAGGTCAAGCAGCAGTGGCCGGGCCGGGTCATCGCCTACCAGCCGGACATGAACGCCGCCCGGGTCGAGCGCCTGCAGCTGGAACAGGATCTGCGCGACACGCTGTCGCAGGGCGGCCCCTGCCCGGTGTCGGGTCGCCAGACCGGGCTGGGGGTGGCGTACCAGCCGCAGGTCAACCTGCACACCCAGGAGGTCTGCGGCTTCGAGGCCCTGCTGCGCTGGACCCACCCGACGCGCGGCGAGATCTCCCCGGACATCTTCATCGCCATCGCCGAGGAGGCCGGGCTGATCACCCAGCTGGGCCACTGGATGCTCTCCCAGGTGGCGACCCAGATCACCGTCTGGCGCGACTCGGGGGTCTGCATCCCGGTGGCGGTGAACCTCAGCGCGGCGCAGCTGCTGCAGGACGACATCGTCGGACAGATCGAGGCCCTGCTGGAACTCCACGGGCTGCCCCCGCAGGCCCTGATCCTGGAAATCACCGAGAGCCTGCTGATGAGCGGCGCCCCTGATCTCGACGCCTACGGCACGCTGAGCCGGCTCTCCGCCCTGGGCCTCAAGGTGGCGGTCGACGATTTCGGCACGGGCTACTCCAGCCTGAGCTATCTGCACCGGCTGCCCATCCACACCATCAAGGTCGACCGTTCGTTCGTGCGGGAATTGCCCGGCAGTCTGGAGGCGGCCGGGATCGCCGAGACCATCATCCGGCTGGGCAAGCAGCTGAACCTCAAGGTGCTGGCCGAGGGCATCGAGACGCCCGGTCAGGCCCGCATGCTGCGCGACCTGGGCTGCGAGGCCGGCCAGGGCTACCTGTACGCCGCCGCGCTGGACGCTCCCCAGGTGCCGGCTTTCCTGCAGGCCCGCAGAATCGCGCTGCTGCCCTGA
- a CDS encoding alpha/beta fold hydrolase gives MERLNGADLYFETSGAVQGGAGGGNPPVVYLHGGPGYNSHSFRALFGERLDALGPAVYLDQRGAGRSGPLEETEQGADTLDLDTLVADVEAVREFLGAERIVPLGHGFGALVALEYARRWPTRTARVIVVNPWVHFPGLALTLLAEASARRGVPLDDPAGAVRARTPEGEYPPVGSARVEQAFSLLNARDLLNVLHFKDAPSRMHLEFADAEGQLSGAGEVQEALVNQGLWEFEYPPFLQDIVRPVFVIAGAHDRSSYPEQVQWLADLAGADVSVLDAGHYPWLDDEDAFAEALEDALRR, from the coding sequence ATGGAACGCCTCAACGGCGCCGACCTGTATTTCGAGACGAGCGGCGCCGTTCAGGGAGGCGCCGGCGGCGGGAACCCGCCCGTGGTCTACCTGCACGGCGGCCCCGGCTACAACAGCCACTCCTTCCGCGCCCTGTTTGGCGAGCGTCTCGACGCGCTGGGGCCGGCGGTGTACCTCGATCAGAGGGGAGCCGGGCGCAGCGGCCCGCTGGAGGAGACGGAGCAGGGAGCCGACACCCTGGATCTCGACACCCTGGTGGCCGACGTGGAGGCCGTGCGCGAGTTTCTGGGCGCCGAACGGATCGTGCCGCTGGGGCACGGCTTCGGGGCGCTGGTCGCGCTGGAATATGCCCGCCGCTGGCCCACCCGCACGGCCCGCGTGATCGTGGTCAACCCCTGGGTGCATTTTCCGGGGCTGGCCCTGACCCTGCTCGCGGAGGCCAGCGCCCGGCGCGGCGTGCCCCTGGACGATCCGGCCGGGGCCGTGCGCGCCCGCACCCCAGAGGGCGAGTATCCGCCGGTGGGCAGCGCACGGGTCGAGCAGGCGTTCTCGCTGCTGAATGCCCGCGACCTGCTGAACGTGCTGCATTTCAAGGACGCCCCCAGCCGGATGCACCTGGAATTCGCGGACGCCGAGGGGCAGCTCAGCGGCGCCGGCGAGGTGCAGGAGGCGCTGGTCAACCAGGGGCTCTGGGAGTTCGAGTACCCGCCGTTCCTGCAGGACATCGTGCGCCCGGTCTTCGTGATCGCCGGGGCCCACGACCGCAGTTCCTACCCCGAGCAGGTGCAGTGGCTGGCCGACCTCGCCGGCGCCGACGTGAGCGTGCTCGATGCCGGCCACTACCCCTGGCTCGACGACGAGGACGCTTTCGCCGAGGCGCTGGAGGACGCCCTGCGGCGCTGA
- a CDS encoding sugar phosphate nucleotidyltransferase, translating into MNGLILAAGRGSRLLPVSATRPKHAVPVAGVPIIVRAVQALRSAGVCQIGVVVSPSSEQDLRDATQDCGQLHFIRQNEPLGTGHAVLAARDFLEGQPTLLYLGDNLFADSLMPVRAALEGADAVIGVKAVPNPQAYGVAIVEGGRLVRLVEKPAQPESRLAACGVFAFQPEVLRHVAELLPSERGELEFPEALSALIAQGGTVRAVEFPGFWSDAGTPADLLVANTQFLGQLRGRLDGRVLSSELRGEVVIEVGATVQDSELIGPLWIGPHASVRGSTLGPNVSVGAHARIHGATVRSSLIDDFARILHPERVLEQAIVGRHASVTAPGSGTPQLVIGDRSVAQY; encoded by the coding sequence ATGAATGGCCTGATTCTCGCTGCCGGACGCGGCAGCCGCCTGCTGCCCGTCAGCGCCACCCGGCCCAAGCACGCCGTGCCGGTGGCCGGGGTACCCATCATCGTGCGGGCCGTGCAGGCGCTGCGCAGCGCCGGGGTCTGTCAGATCGGCGTGGTGGTGAGCCCATCGAGCGAACAGGATCTGCGCGACGCCACCCAGGACTGCGGCCAGCTGCACTTCATCCGCCAGAACGAGCCGCTGGGCACCGGGCACGCCGTCCTGGCGGCCCGCGACTTCCTGGAGGGCCAGCCGACCCTGCTCTACCTGGGCGACAACCTCTTCGCGGACTCGCTGATGCCGGTTCGGGCGGCGCTGGAGGGCGCGGACGCCGTGATCGGGGTCAAGGCGGTGCCTAATCCTCAGGCCTACGGGGTGGCGATCGTCGAGGGGGGCCGGCTGGTGCGGCTGGTCGAGAAACCGGCCCAGCCCGAGAGCCGTCTGGCCGCCTGCGGGGTCTTCGCCTTCCAGCCGGAGGTGCTGCGCCACGTGGCCGAACTGCTGCCCAGCGAGCGCGGCGAACTGGAGTTCCCGGAAGCCCTGAGCGCCCTCATCGCGCAGGGCGGCACCGTGCGCGCCGTCGAGTTTCCAGGCTTCTGGAGCGACGCCGGCACCCCCGCCGACCTGCTGGTGGCCAACACCCAGTTCCTGGGGCAGCTGCGCGGCCGCCTGGACGGCCGGGTGCTGAGCAGCGAGCTGCGCGGCGAGGTGGTCATCGAGGTCGGCGCCACCGTGCAGGACAGTGAACTGATCGGGCCGCTGTGGATCGGGCCCCACGCCAGCGTGCGCGGCTCCACGCTGGGGCCCAACGTCAGCGTGGGCGCGCACGCCCGCATCCACGGCGCCACCGTGCGGAGCAGCCTGATCGACGACTTCGCCCGCATCCTGCACCCCGAGCGCGTGCTGGAGCAGGCCATCGTGGGCCGCCACGCCAGCGTCACGGCGCCGGGCAGCGGCACGCCCCAGCTGGTCATCGGCGACCGCAGCGTGGCCCAGTATTAA
- a CDS encoding GNAT family N-acetyltransferase, whose translation MSPHPLVPALRGEQVILARLRREDIPALAGYFQNLELSTYLGGSGVAYSLEDEQASFEGVSRSRPDGVSFGIYEASTERLIGGTDLRDINHRQGTAELGVSLHDPDCWARLLGPTAGAAAWAARPPT comes from the coding sequence ATGAGCCCGCATCCACTGGTTCCCGCGCTGCGGGGCGAGCAGGTCATCCTGGCGCGCCTGCGCCGCGAGGACATCCCGGCCCTGGCCGGCTATTTCCAGAACCTGGAACTCAGCACCTACCTGGGCGGCTCGGGCGTGGCCTACAGCCTGGAAGACGAGCAGGCCTCCTTCGAGGGGGTCAGCCGCAGCCGCCCCGACGGGGTGAGTTTTGGCATCTACGAGGCCAGCACCGAGCGCCTGATCGGCGGCACCGACCTGCGCGACATCAACCACCGGCAGGGCACGGCGGAGCTGGGCGTCAGCCTGCACGACCCCGACTGCTGGGCCCGACTGCTGGGCCCGACTGCTGGGGCAGCGGCCTGGGCAGCGAGGCCACCTACCTGA
- a CDS encoding GNAT family protein gives MMVAYGMFHLGLHNIMLRVYTFNERAVRAYQKVGFRELGRRRGSVRLGAERFDTVFMDITADEVDTSALRAQIRLLPPAPGTPGV, from the coding sequence CTGATGGTCGCCTACGGCATGTTCCACCTGGGGCTGCACAACATCATGCTGCGGGTCTATACCTTCAACGAGCGGGCCGTGCGCGCCTACCAGAAGGTGGGCTTCCGCGAACTGGGCCGGCGCCGGGGCAGCGTGCGGCTGGGCGCGGAGCGCTTCGACACCGTGTTCATGGACATCACGGCCGACGAGGTGGACACCAGCGCCCTGCGCGCCCAGATCCGGCTGCTGCCGCCGGCCCCCGGCACACCGGGCGTCTGA
- a CDS encoding YebC/PmpR family DNA-binding transcriptional regulator, producing the protein MAGHSKWSQIKRKKGANDKKRSAMYSKHIRAIQAAVRSGGSGDPAGNLSLKNAIAAAKTDTVPVDNIEGAIKRALGAEAGAAEFKEVTYEGYGPGGTAIFIEALTDNVNRTVADIRAVFNKRGGALGNSGSVAWQFEKKGVLLVRDASETVQELAIEHGAEDIQESEDGLEISTAPNDLYPVQDALVGGGFAVESAQITMIATNTVAVSGDDVRKLLTVIDALEELDDVQNVYSNADLPDEDDE; encoded by the coding sequence ATGGCCGGTCATAGCAAGTGGTCTCAGATCAAACGGAAGAAGGGCGCCAACGACAAGAAGCGCAGCGCCATGTACAGCAAGCACATCCGCGCCATCCAGGCGGCGGTGCGCTCGGGCGGCAGCGGCGACCCGGCGGGCAACCTGAGCCTGAAAAACGCCATCGCGGCGGCCAAGACCGACACCGTGCCGGTGGACAACATCGAGGGCGCCATCAAGCGGGCGCTGGGCGCGGAGGCTGGCGCCGCCGAGTTCAAGGAAGTGACCTACGAGGGCTACGGCCCCGGCGGCACGGCCATCTTCATCGAGGCGCTGACCGACAACGTGAACCGCACGGTGGCCGATATCCGGGCCGTGTTCAACAAGCGGGGCGGGGCGCTGGGCAACTCCGGCTCGGTGGCGTGGCAGTTCGAGAAAAAGGGCGTGCTGCTGGTGCGCGACGCGAGCGAGACCGTGCAGGAACTCGCCATCGAACACGGCGCCGAGGACATCCAGGAGTCCGAGGACGGCCTGGAGATCAGCACCGCCCCGAACGACCTCTACCCCGTGCAGGACGCGCTGGTGGGCGGCGGTTTCGCGGTGGAGAGCGCGCAGATCACCATGATCGCCACGAACACGGTGGCGGTGTCGGGCGACGACGTGCGGAAACTGCTGACCGTGATCGACGCGCTGGAAGAGCTGGACGACGTGCAGAACGTCTACTCGAACGCCGACCTGCCGGACGAGGACGACGAGTAG
- a CDS encoding amidohydrolase: MSVPLTIILARTLTLDGAQPSARPDAEAVLVGGGRVLAVGTRDELLALAPKADLLDHRDLLLTPGLADAHIHLVMYGASLGEVNLAGARSVAEVQARVAQRVLDTPAGSWIRGGGFLLSELGLTDYPSAALLDEVSPHHPAVLYSRDHHMTWVNSAALRLAGVSEATPDPQDGRIVRPLGCLLEAASDLVVAHLPEPTEAQWLAHAKAGADDLAQKGYVSAHTMAYEEAGAPRALQTLAARGELPLRVWACLPHDRLEHARALGLHLSVARNGPGGLFQWGGVKFFADGALGSRTAWLHTPGFADGSGTGIPLDPPELIVERGLEAIALGLTPVTHAIGDRANTEVLDAYDRLREAARARNIRLRVEHAQHLRAQDTPRFRGLTASVQPIHLQADGPMIRSLLPHLEAGSYAFKALKDAGAILAFGSDAPIAPPDYRANFAAAISRVDDGGERLAPAEALSELDVLWAHTRGPALAAGWDDEGVIRPGARAAFTLWDRLGGNARALVL; encoded by the coding sequence ATGTCCGTTCCCCTAACCATCATCCTCGCCCGAACCCTCACGCTGGACGGTGCCCAGCCCAGCGCCCGACCGGACGCCGAGGCAGTGCTGGTGGGCGGCGGCCGCGTGCTGGCGGTGGGCACACGTGATGAGCTGCTGGCCCTGGCCCCAAAGGCCGACCTGCTCGACCACCGCGACCTGCTGCTCACGCCCGGTCTGGCCGACGCCCACATCCACCTCGTGATGTACGGCGCGTCGCTGGGCGAGGTCAACCTGGCCGGGGCGCGCTCGGTGGCCGAGGTGCAGGCCAGGGTCGCGCAGCGGGTACTGGACACGCCCGCCGGGAGCTGGATTCGCGGCGGCGGTTTTCTGCTCAGCGAACTGGGCCTCACGGACTACCCCTCGGCCGCGCTGCTGGACGAAGTCAGCCCGCACCACCCCGCGGTGCTGTACTCGCGCGACCACCACATGACCTGGGTCAACTCAGCCGCGCTGCGGCTGGCCGGGGTCAGCGAGGCCACGCCCGACCCGCAGGACGGCCGGATCGTGCGTCCCCTGGGCTGTCTGCTGGAGGCGGCCTCCGATCTGGTCGTGGCGCATCTGCCCGAGCCCACCGAAGCGCAGTGGCTGGCCCACGCGAAGGCCGGCGCGGACGACCTCGCGCAGAAAGGCTATGTCAGCGCCCACACCATGGCCTACGAGGAAGCCGGCGCCCCGCGCGCCCTGCAGACGCTGGCGGCGCGGGGCGAGCTGCCCCTGCGGGTGTGGGCCTGTCTGCCCCACGACCGCCTGGAGCACGCCCGCGCATTGGGCCTGCATCTCAGCGTAGCCAGGAATGGGCCCGGCGGCCTGTTCCAGTGGGGCGGCGTGAAGTTCTTCGCCGACGGGGCCCTGGGCAGCCGCACCGCCTGGCTGCACACTCCGGGCTTCGCCGACGGCTCGGGCACCGGCATTCCCCTCGACCCGCCGGAACTGATCGTGGAGCGCGGCCTGGAGGCCATCGCACTGGGCCTGACCCCGGTCACCCACGCCATCGGCGACCGGGCGAACACCGAGGTGCTGGATGCCTACGACCGGCTGCGGGAGGCGGCGCGGGCGCGGAATATCCGCCTGCGGGTGGAGCACGCCCAGCACCTGAGAGCGCAGGACACCCCGCGCTTCCGGGGCCTCACCGCCTCCGTGCAGCCCATCCACCTGCAGGCCGACGGCCCCATGATCCGCAGCCTGCTCCCGCATCTGGAGGCCGGCAGCTACGCCTTCAAGGCGTTGAAGGACGCCGGGGCGATCCTGGCATTCGGCAGCGACGCCCCGATCGCCCCGCCCGATTACCGCGCCAACTTCGCTGCGGCGATCAGCCGGGTGGACGACGGCGGCGAGCGCCTGGCGCCCGCTGAAGCCCTGAGCGAGCTGGACGTGCTCTGGGCCCACACCCGCGGCCCCGCCCTCGCCGCCGGCTGGGACGACGAGGGCGTCATCCGCCCCGGCGCCCGCGCGGCCTTCACCCTCTGGGATCGCCTGGGAGGGAACGCCCGGGCGCTGGTGCTGTAG
- a CDS encoding response regulator, producing the protein MPRILVVDDDAAILKLVSVILSRAGHEVRTSSHPVEALDLLKVFVPDLIVSDVVMPYMTGLEFLEKTREIPTLASVPFMLLSSHAERGDVRRGMNLGADDYLPKPFTPQDLTTAVDARLRRAGLTLQGESGMQAKGLGTAQVIWKGAPVSWVSRKALELFFYLLEHKEVTSWEAAEALWPEKDEARASSLFHTTLHRLRRSLSNEAVVSANRRYALAGDLNPEYDVQRFELLSAQAEQGTLGLEELRELISQYGSFLPGADSPWVDDVRSRLEQKQFSLLGLAARAATTAGKAKDAAQFHQRALALDPMSEGDWQGLAKALDTIGDPRARLAAQREAWWAVDMD; encoded by the coding sequence ATGCCCCGGATTCTGGTCGTGGATGACGATGCCGCCATCCTCAAACTTGTCAGTGTGATTCTGTCGCGAGCCGGACACGAGGTGCGCACCAGCTCTCATCCTGTCGAGGCGCTGGATCTGCTCAAGGTCTTCGTGCCCGACCTGATCGTCAGCGATGTGGTCATGCCGTACATGACCGGCCTGGAATTTCTGGAAAAGACCCGCGAGATTCCCACGCTCGCCTCGGTGCCCTTCATGCTGCTCTCCAGCCACGCCGAGCGCGGCGACGTGCGGCGTGGCATGAACCTGGGCGCCGACGACTACCTGCCCAAGCCCTTTACCCCGCAGGATCTGACCACCGCCGTGGACGCCCGGCTGCGCCGCGCCGGCCTGACCCTGCAGGGCGAGAGCGGCATGCAGGCCAAGGGTCTGGGCACCGCCCAGGTCATCTGGAAGGGCGCGCCGGTCTCGTGGGTGAGCCGCAAGGCGCTGGAACTGTTCTTCTACCTGCTGGAGCACAAGGAAGTGACCTCCTGGGAGGCCGCCGAGGCGCTGTGGCCGGAAAAGGACGAGGCCCGCGCCAGTTCGCTGTTTCACACCACCCTGCACCGCCTGCGCCGCAGCCTCAGCAACGAGGCCGTGGTCAGCGCCAACCGCCGCTACGCCCTGGCCGGCGACCTGAACCCCGAGTACGACGTACAGCGCTTCGAACTGCTCTCCGCGCAGGCCGAGCAGGGCACCCTGGGCCTGGAGGAGCTGCGCGAACTGATCAGCCAGTACGGCTCCTTCCTGCCCGGCGCCGACAGCCCCTGGGTGGACGACGTGCGCTCGCGCCTGGAGCAGAAGCAGTTTTCCCTGCTGGGCCTCGCCGCCCGCGCCGCCACGACCGCCGGCAAGGCCAAGGACGCCGCCCAGTTCCACCAGCGCGCCCTGGCCCTCGACCCCATGAGCGAGGGCGACTGGCAGGGGCTGGCCAAAGCCCTGGACACCATCGGCGACCCCCGCGCCCGCCTCGCCGCCCAGCGAGAGGCGTGGTGGGCCGTGGACATGGACTGA